The Gigantopelta aegis isolate Gae_Host chromosome 3, Gae_host_genome, whole genome shotgun sequence genome segment ACCTACCTCgaatactctgactgtaagacagctagacggacatttggacagttatcaacgctctcttACCATTacctcgagtactctgacggtaagagagctagacggacatttggacagttatcaacgctctcttaccattagcccgagtactctgacggtaagacagctagacggacatttggacagttatcaacgctctcttaccattagcccgagtactctgacggtaagacagctagacggacatttggacagttatcaacgctctcttaccattagcccgagtactctgacggtaagacagctagacggacatttggacagttatcaacgctctcttACCGCCAGAGTACTCGTCCTAATACAGAACCATGTCACTTGCACCTGCAGGTTGGTAACGAGACGAAATAACTGGACGCCATGAGCCGAGCCCCTTCCTGCTGGATGCGATACGCCGACTATCACTATGGTGATATCATCATGCAAGATGTCTCCGTCCCCACACACGGTTCGTATTGTCAACAAAACCAAACAGTAATACGCTCTTCATTCACATCTCACTGCTTTTCTCTGGTGTTTCTTTTCTTGTCtttttaacttgtttttattttaaagtgtgtgtgtgcgtgtgtgtgcgcgcccGTAAGAACTAAGTCTGGAGTGGGAGCACCAGTCTCTAGtgtgggaggaggggggggggggggggggggggagacgggGCATAAGCCAtacttttatctttatttatatacccGTATCCATACACAGTCGAATAAtgagtaggacaaaaaacaaaaaaccccaacaaaaccaaacaaacaaaaaaccaaacaaaaaaaacgtacATTTTTATCGTCGGGGTTGGAGGGTTGGGCGTAAGGGTGCTCAGTGTGCTCTGTGTGTTTTCAGGAACTCTACTTAGTGTATTTGTTTCACAGTTTATTAATGTGTAGGTGAAACGAGTACATACGTAACATTTTATCTGTCCACCGTATGAGAGAAtgtagtaaaaagaaaaaaacaacaagaaaaaaaaaaaacccaccaccaacaccaacaacaaacattaaaacaaagtcCACCATATTTTACCCATTTTCCTTTTGAACATTCCTGGCAACGAACACTTTTGTTAGGCCTttctatgtttgtaaatatttccaGGTGACACGCCCAACACCTACTACTGCACTCTGCAGTGGAACGCCGGACACGAGGCGGGTGGGTACTGCGGGATCCAGTCGCACACTCACGGCCGTAAGAACTACATTTTCTCTCTCTGGAAATCGCGGTCACACCCAGACATTCCCATTGGCATTCCATACAAGGGCCACGGAACCACGACGACACCGTTTGGTGGCGAAGGGACCGGGATGAAGTCGATGAACTACTCGCTCGGATGGAAAGACAACCACTGGTACACGACCGTCGTCAGAAGATGGCACCACCAGCAACACACCTACTTTGGTTTCTGGATCCACGACCAATCGGCGAACTCGTGGGCACACCTGGTTACCATGGACTACCCAGCAAGCGCCGACTTCTACACCCAGACGGGCTCGTTCATCGAGGACTGGGCCGGGTCCGGACAGCACCAGCGAGAAGTTCACTTCAGACACGGCTTCAAGCGACGCACGGACCAGACGTGGATCCCGTTCACCACCACCAACTTCAGTGACCCAACGACAACTACAACGCCGGGGTGCAACACGGCTACTACTTCATGCAGAGCGGCGGCAACACCACGCCGAGTGCCCACCTGGGAACGAGCAAGACGATCCACAACCACTCGACGCCCAGCCATCCTCCCAACAAACCCATCCACTTCTCCATCACCTCCGCCACGTCCTCCGAGGTGACCTGGCACGTGGCCGAGTCGGAGACACCACAGTTCAGCTACAGCGTGACCGTCGACAAGAATCCGTACCCGGCAGCGTCGGACGTGGATCCAGAGAAGCGTAGCGTCAAGTTGAATGTCGGTACAGCTTCCGAGGTCGAGGTCACACTGGAAGATCTTCTGGGACGTCGCGTGACCAAGTCTATGGCTATACACTGAAGATGACTAAATCGCAGCCAGATGATACTGCAGAAGCAGAATCATATCTTAATGTATTGAACAGTAACTAAGACAATATCACATCAAGAAAACAAAACGGTttggaaacttttttttttgtcttctgctttgtttgttttttgtttatttgttgttgttgttttttgtttcggggtgggtggttgtttgtttgggatgtttctttgtttgtttgtttgttgttgttgttgttgttttgttttttgttttttgaggggTATTACACTGCGACAAACATAGATTGCCGAAACGTTTGACAAAGTAACAAATACGTATATGTGAATATATATGACTTAAATTCACTTTATCACACTGTTCTGCATCATCTtcttaatttatatacatgtacttatatttcATTTAGGAACCTTGTCAGATTAATTTTCTTAAACTACAAGTGAACAGATTTATGGTTATACACAGACTAAATACCACTAGAATTACCATATTATATCGCAGAGTAGACATTAAAAACCCAGCTAAAACTATATCCCGTCAAACACtactacaaaataaaattggcAACACAGTCGGTTCTGTCAAATCTAACTCGTACAATGTTTTGTGTGGATAAAAATTCGATATACTGACTTATTTTCAGTGCAACGTATTGACTGTAAAACAAGTTAAAAGTGGACCCAACCAGAGGGAAACAGTAACATTTGAAGcatgtacatgtttttaaatgttaaaataaacagTACTTAATATGTTCATTTAAATATAAGAAAACACAGAAGATGGACTGAAAGAAATTGAATACATTTGcgctattataattatttggtgAGTCTTTGCTTTAAGCTCTCtgttttcataatttttacAATCCCGTGTGATAGCATATTGGACATGTCGAATCAGAAAAATTACACTAATcatttttataattgtatttacatgtgtattaaaatgAATATGGAGACCaaagtgattatttaaaatcACAACATAAACGTACACAgctgtttattatttatattagtgGGAGAAACTACAGCAGAAGGCCGGGAAACGTTTGCACAAAGAAAAggttttgtaggaggatgggacggactatagttactATATGTGAAATGGAACTACCTCataaaaagacccccccccccccccacccccacatacacacaccaacaaTC includes the following:
- the LOC121366933 gene encoding uncharacterized protein LOC121366933; protein product: MSRAPSCWMRYADYHYGDIIMQDVSVPTHGDTPNTYYCTLQWNAGHEAGGYCGIQSHTHGRKNYIFSLWKSRSHPDIPIGIPYKGHGTTTTPFGGEGTGMKSMNYSLGWKDNHWYTTVVRRWHHQQHTYFGFWIHDQSANSWAHLVTMDYPASADFYTQTGSFIEDWAGSGQHQREVHFRHGFKRRTDQTWIPFTTTNFSDPTTTTTPGCNTATTSCRAAATPRRVPTWERARRSTTTRRPAILPTNPSTSPSPPPRPPR